The region CAGTTTGACTGTTGATCTACTCAATCGCTCATCAGAAAGACTATTAGCCGCAGGAAGTACACTAGACTTACTCTTCAACCTTAATGAAATTCAACCAGTGAGAGCTTAGTATGACGCAACCATTATACGTTTTTGATATGGACGAAACCTTGATTAACGGCGATTGTGCCATGATTTGGAATGAGTTTTTAGTTGATAAAGGAATAGTGACTGATCCCGACTTTCTAGACGAAGATAAGCGCTTAATGGCTCTATATTCTCGTGGTTTGATGGATATGGAAGATTATTTATCCTTTTCAATGCAGCCATTAAAAACAATACCAAGAGAAAAAATAGCACAACTTACTCATGAATGTGCCGAGGAACGGATTTTACCTCTATTATTCCCAGAGGCTAAAACGCTTATTACTCAATTAAAACGCGATAATATCGACATGATAATTATCTCTGCATCTGTCGCTTTCTTAGTTAAATCTGTCGCAGACCGCCTTGGTATAGAGCATGCGATTGGGATTGATTTAAAAGAAAAAGGGGAACTCTATACACGTCATATATTAGGTGTTGCGAGTTACAGAGAAGGAAAAGTAGAACGTTTATCAGAATGGTTAAGTGGAGGGGATAAAACCTATTCTGAAATACATTTTTATACTGATTCTATTAATGATTTACCATTATGTTTGTACGCGAGCCATACGTACTTAGTAAATCCTTGCGAACAGTTGGCGGCTTATTCAGATAAAAAGAATTGGCCTATATTACTTTGGGGGGAGTGAATAACCCAAATACTGTGATTATAAAGAATAATAATTGATTAATAAGCAATCGAAAAATTGCCAATAGCCTGGTTATTGCTGTTGGTAATATTTCCTTCACCAGTCTCTTCACAGTATGAAAAACCGATATCAAACGAGTCTAAATTGCCCTTCATCAGAACATTTCGTAATAAAACATCGCTGTTTAGTTGGTGAATTAGTGCATTCCATGACACATTATTTTTAAAAATAGTAAAATTTACTTTCATTGAGTACCTTTGATTTTATAGATAAGAAAAATAGTTAATTTTGAGCTCATAGATTTAAGATAAAATGAGGCTAAAAATTATTTAATATAGAGTAGTTGATAAATATTACAGAAAAATGATTGGATTAAAACTAAGATGGTAGAAGTAACTAAGAGATTTTTTGACAAGTACAAAACAGGAGCGGATGTTTGAAATGTTGATATCTTACAAAGTAGAACTAAATCGAGTATTAATAGAGTATTTAAAAGCAGCGCAAATGGTACTAAGACCATTTACGCAACTTATTTGAAATTAAGCAGCTACAACGTTAGCAGCTTGAGGGCCTTTTTGGCCTTGCTCAACTTCAAAAGAAACTTTTTGGCCTTCAGCAAGAGTTTTGAAACCCTCTGAAGCGATAGCACGGAAATGTACGAATACGTCAGCGCCGCCGTTATCTTGAGTGATAAAACCGAAACCTTTCTCTTCGTTAAACCATTTAACGATACCAGTTGTTTTAGACATGTAATGTCCCTTATTATATATAAATTCATAAAAAATCGCATAATGCGATACGCTTAGAGCTTGAATTATTAAATGCGACGACAAAGCTAAGGGAAAGACTGAGAATAACAACATTACGAAGAAATACTAAGGCTTACTTTACTTGATGTTCATTAACAACTCTGAGCAACAGAGCGAGATGAATAATACCGCAGTGCTAAAAATTGTAAAGAAGTTTCTTCAATTATTTTACTGTTTTTGTTCCCAATTCGATTAAATAAAATTAGAGAGCTCTTATAAAGATACCGTCTACCCACAGCATATAGACGGTACGCCCCTCTCAACTAAATCAACCTAATTGGTTAGTCGATTAACTCTATATCACCTGGCTTCCATGCTTTATCGTACTACGCCTCTTTAGAGCCCTATAACCGTAGACATTTTTTTCACATAGCGAGCCTCATACTCCATGGTAATTTCTTAATACAGAGTACTACCAATGAAAAAATCACTTTTATCTGTTTCCATTCTTGCTTCTTTATGTTCATTTTCTTCATTTGCAGAGCTAAGCGATGAAGCTGGCTTTGGTGGTGAGATTTCATTCAATACAGGTGTTTTTTCACAAACCTCTAATCTCAATACTGATAATGAAGATGTACTAACAGACCGTAATTCTAAAGGTGAATCAAGCAATGAATTTATGGTACTGCCTTTAGGTACAGTCAGCTATACATTCGGCCAAGACTTAAACCACCAAGTGTATTTTGGTACTGCTCGTGAAGATATTGCGGTAGGTGATTTTGCATTAGAGTTAGGCTACAAACACCAATTTGATTCAGGTATGATTGTCGATGCCGCTTTCTTACCTACAATCATGGCAAACGAAACATGGGAAGACCCGTTCTTAACTGGTTCAAAACGTGAAGTAACCGATGAGACAGGTAACGCTTATAGACTACAACTGATTGATATCGCTGGCTCTGATTTCTCTTTAGATATGGCATATGCAACAATCGATGTTGATAATGAGACTTCTGGCTCTCAATTCTCTCAAAAAGATCAAGAGGCTCTACAACGTAACGGCAGTTTAGTTTTCCTTAAAGGTGAATATAAATACATGCTGGATCGCTCATCAGGCCTAATTCCTTCTCTAAGTTACACTATCCGCTCTGCTGATGGCGATGCAATGGCCTATAATGCAATCGGTGCTGATTTAACGTATTTTAAAATTCTTGATAAGCACCAATTTGCACTAACAGCGGGTTACACAAATCGCAGCTACGATGGTTCAAATCCGGTATTTGATAAAACTCGTAATGATAACGAGGTTAGCTTATTTGCCGCCTATGAGTACAATAATCTAATGGGCTGGGAAGATGTATCATTTATCTCATTTGCAGGTTACGGCAGCAGTAGCTCTAACATCGAGTTTTATAATGAATCAGAATACTTAATGTCTATCGGTGTTAACTACAAATTTTAGTTCAACGCTGAGGATTGCTAAAAAAGTAATCTAAATTTACTGATTAATACACTAAAAATATGCTCCGCTTTAGTTATGATGTTTTTATACATATGGCATTAACTAACATTTAGCGGAGTATCTAATACATGAAAAAATTGTCCCATTTATTCTTCTCGCCTTTTTTAGCCTACGTTTATTTGCTTCTGTTGGTCCCCATCTACAACAATTAGAACATGATAGTTTCACTATTCTACGATCTATCCTTATCGTTGGGGCATTTTGTTTTGCCATCTCTTTAATTATCAAAAGATTTAAAAAACCGTCTAAAACAAACCTTAATTCTAAAGAAGAATAGGGCACTCCTAAGTATCTCTAACTTTAATTCATTTCCATTTTTACTAAAAAGTTCATCAAACTCATGACATCTCATCAATAATACTCCATTTACACTAGATATTTGGGACGCATGACACACAATAAATACAAAATAGGGGTAAAATGACAGATTCTATTCACTGAATTTATGGGATTTTACAAATTAATTACCTCGTTAATCTCTCATGCAGAATATCTACAATATAAATGGACTTTACGCTCATGAAAAAAATAACCTTACTCTCTTTAAGCATTGGTACAGCACTATTAAGTACTAATCTATACGCGGCAAACCAAGTAGCTGACGCTCGCGGTAATGCTATGGGTAACACTGGTGTTGCTTCTGCTGACTATCTTGTCGCTCCATTTTATAATCCCGCTCTCGCGACAAGTTTTAAAGAAAATGATGATTTTGCTTTTTTGCTACCTGCGATTGGTGCTTCTGCACGTGATAGCGATGATACGTTAACAACTATTGATGATCTTCAATCATCTATTGAAGAATTTGAAAATTCAACAACACCTTCTCAAGGACAAGTTGACGAACTTAATGGATATTTAGATCAACTTGAAAACAATAAACCACTAACCGTTACTGCTGGACTTGGCTTTGCAATTGCGCTGCCAACAAAAACCGTTGCTCTAAATTTATATGGCCGAGGATATACAGAGATTATTGCAGCACCTGATGTTGCAGCAAATACTGGCTCTACACCTATTGATGTTGAACAACGTTACCAAAATTCAAATGTTGATATGGTCGCTTTTGGCTATGCTGAATTTGGCCTAGCAATTGCAAAAGAGTTTACAATTGCTGATGAAAAAGTCTCTTTTGGTGTTACTCCTAAATATCAACAAATGACTACTTATGCACAGCGTACTACGATTGAAGATTTTGATATCGACAATTACGATGAAACTGAAATTACAGAAAATGCCTTCAACATTGATTTAGGTGCAGTTTGGTACAAGGGTAACTTCCGTACTGCATTGGCAATAAAAGATATTATTGCTCAAGAAATTGACGCAGAACATCATGGCTTAAAAGATACTTATGAGTTAAACACTCAAGCTACTCTGGGTTTTGCTTATGCAGCTGAATACTTCACAGCAGCCTTTGACGCCGATTTAACAAAACAAACTCGTTTTACAAGCTTGAAAGATGATACCCAGTTTTTACGCTTTGGTATTGAAGGAAATGCTTGGGGCTGGGCACAGTTACGTGCTGGCTATGAAATGGATTTAGAAGATACATTAGAAAACTCAATTACCGCTGGTATCGGAATTAGTCCTTTCGATGTTGTTAGTTTAGATATTGCAGGCTCATATGCTGGTGAAAACCAATTTGGTGCATCGGGTAACTTAGCTTTTACTTTTTAACCAGAACTTAATGCATAAAGCCTAATCGGATTAGTTTTTTAAACAAAAAGGCGGACCCAATATTGAGTCCGCCTTTCTTCATTAAAACACACCTTTATCAATTAGAAACTATAATGCCAATGCCGACATTGCTGTTTTTAATTGCTGCACCAATTCTTCGTTACGTAGCTCGCCTTTTTCCATATCAAAGTTATCGTAAAAACTTGGAATAGAAAGAGAACCTTTTACATCTGCTGCAAAGTAAGGAGCTGAGCCTGTTGCGGCAGCAAGTACGGTCGCTGCACCACCAGGGCCAGGTGATGTTGCTAACATGATTACAGGCTTACCTTGATAGACCTTCATATCAATACGAGAAGTCCAATCAAACACATTTTTAAATGCCGCAGCATAAGAACCATTATGCTCTGCATATGAGATAACAATCGCATCGGCTTCACCAATTTTTTGGAAAAAACGTTTTGCAGGCTCAGGCTGACCTAGTTCTTTCTCTTTATCTTCACTGAAGATTGGCATTTCAAAGTCATTTAGATCTAAAACGTCTATGTCAGAATTAGGCACCAAGCCGGCTGCGTAAGTGGCCAATTGTTTGTTAATTGATGTTGAACTGCTGCTTGCTGCTAATGCTAAAATTTTCATAAGAGTACCTTCATATTCGATTAAGTAAAAAGAGTAGTTAGTTCTCAGCTCTTTTCAAATGTCTTGTTCTTTTTTGCGATGGAGTAACTATAGTTCATTCACGAACGTTGATTAATAACCTAAATGTGCAATGATTATTTCCATATGACTCGCAATATAAGTATGAATAAGTTAATTATGGCCTTTAATTCAGCGTTATTTGATGGAATGGTAATTTTTGTTGAGGTCGTCACTAGTGGTAGCTTTACTCAAGCAGCTCACAATAGTGGGCATTCAACATCTTATATAAGTAAAGAAATCGGAAAATTAGAAGAACGGTTAGGCATCCGTTTATTACACCGTACAACACGGACACTACGATTAACTCCTGAAGGAGAGTTGTATTTTCAACAGTGCCAACAATTAATTGAAGATGCACAAATGGCTGAGAACGCAGTTACTGGTCAACAAGCTACTCCAAAAGGACGTCTTAAGGTAAGTTGCCCTGTTGGCTTTGCCCTTTCTCGTTTACGTCCTATTCTTGGTAAGTTTGCTGATCGCTATCCTGATATCACATTAGAACTCGATTTAAATGATCGTAAAATAGATATTGTGGCAGAAGGATTTGATATGGCGATCCGTGCATCTCATCAACTTGAAGACTCAAGCTTGATCAGCCGTCGATTTTTAAGCTCCCAAGCTGTGGTCATCGCCTCTCCTGATTACTTGAAAAAATATGGAGCTCCGATTCATCCCTTAGAGCTAACTAATCATAAAACCATTGGTTACGCTTATGTAAAGCAAGGCACGGTGTGGGATTTTATCGATAAAGAAAACAAAGAGCTACCAGTGCCACTTCAAAGTCAAGTGATTACTAATAACTCATTTATGGAGCTATCATTATGTTTGGCAGGGCAAGGGATAACTCGCATTCCAAAATTCCACTTAACTGATGAGTTAGAAACCGGAAAGTTGGTTGAGCTGTTTTCAGATTACCCCAAACTTACCATTGATGTATTTGTTGTTTATCCAAGTCGTAAACACATGTCTGCCAAGGTACGCTGCTTTTTAGATTTCATTACCGAGCACCTTGGTGAATAGTTTATAAGAGTTACTCTTCTAACAGGGCCTCAAAGCGATCTAGCCCTCGTAATGGATCAAAATCTGTTTCTTCAATAACGAGCTCACGCATTGAAGAACTCGCAGTAATTGAACGTTGTAGATCATCAATAGCCTGAACTTCTGCACCCAATTGAGCATACGCACACGCACGTTGAAATAGTGCATGTGCGTTTTGATCATCCACTTCCAGAACTCGGTTACATAAGTTTAAAGCCCAATGAAATTCACGCATCTCCATCGCAGCATCCGCTTTATAGGTTAATGCTTCTAAATCCCCAGGTCTGACTTTTAAAATTTCATCGTATACATCCATTTTTTGCTCGGCAGTTTGAACGTTTTGTGCTCGTAGCCACAAGTTATGGACTTCATTGATGATTTCAATTTCACGGTTATTCTCTGTAATTATTCGTGTTTTACGTTTTAAATCTCGCTCTAATTCCCCAAACTTTCTTTCATAATCTTGGGCAATTTTAGAGAGCTGTTTATCTGCCATCTCTCTGGTGTTTTGCTTCATTTCCTTTAGAGACTGCCAACCAATCAAGGCAACTAAAGAAGCAACGGCTGCAATCACATAGAAGAAATAGGTCACGGTTACATTAGAATAATTAAGAGACTTATCCGCAACAGCAAGCTCCCTGTCTGTAATTTGGATGATCATTCTTTTTTCTAAATCTTGTTGCTCTGTCCGTAATGCTTTCAATTCATCAAGAATGTAACGCTCCATTAATGGTCGGTCTAAATACTCTTGTTCTGAATAACTAACCTCTTCAGCTTGAATTGAAAGCGAGGTAAAAATAAGCATGGCAAGCAGACAGAAAGATCGATACATAAAAATGGCCTTATTAATCGTGTAATTACGGATTGATATGTTTAAAGGTAACATATCTAAGTCGCTTACATTGTCTTAACAAGGCAATCAGCTAGAAATAATTAAAACCCCATCACCATAGAACCGACTAACAACCCTGCCATGCTGTAGTTAAACATTTTCAAATGACTCGGTTTCGTTAATCTTTTTTGTAACTGCTTTCCTGCGGCAGTCCAAAAGCTAACGGTTGGCACATTAATACAAATAAACACAAAGGCGATTAAAAACACACTAAACATATCAGCACTGGTCGCGTAAATACTCATTACCGATAACGACATTGACCATCCTTTTGGGTTGATCCACTGAAAGCTCGCTGCTTGTAAAAAAGACATCGGTTTATAATCGCCATTAATATTATCGACAGGCTTACTGCTCGCAATTTTATACGCCAGATATAATAAATAAACAGCACTGATAATCTGCAATGCTTTCTCTAGTTGTGGATAGGTCTGAAAAATTTGAACCAAACCAAATCCTACTAATATCAACATAAACGCAAAACCGAAGATCACACCCAGCATATGAGGAATAGTTCTCACAAAACCAACGTTCGCCCCAGAAGTCATCAACATGATGTTATTTGGCCCTGGTGTAAAGGCACCAACAAAAGCAAATGTGGTTAAAGCAAGTAAATAGGTGTAATCCATAACAATCATCTTATAAAGTTAAATTCTACTTGTATCTTAATGCGAGACTGAGTAAATTTTCTGTCTATATTTGCTTAAAATAAATTTAATACGCAAGGATTGCTCGCCATGGATAGATTTGACGAAAGAATATTGCAAGAGTTAAAAAGAAATGGTCGATTAACTAATGTTGAGCTATCGGAGCGCATTGGATTATCGCCATCAGCAACACTTCGACGAGTACAAGAATTAGAACGAAATGAAACGATTCAAGGCTACCGAGCGGTATTAAATCCAAAAAAATGCGGAGTGGAATTTGTGGCGTATGTGACAATTGGATTATCTAATCACAGTAAACAATCACAAAAAGATTTTGAAGCTCAGATAATGGAATCAAAAGAAGTGACAGAATGCCACAATATTACGGGAGCAAATGAATATCTATTACGTGTTGAGACTGAGAGCCTCTCATCTTATAAGCAGTTTCATTCAAACGTACTTGGAGAGATCTCTCAGGTCAACTCAATCGGTACATTAGTGGTTATGGACACGCCTAAAGATGAACGAACTTAGACGTGTAATAGCTTTCCCACCAGACTCTCTTTCTTAATATGATGCAATTGCTTAGCTGCACTTATTATCATTTTCACAGGAACAACAATAAAATACAGTGATGCAATTACCACCATCATAGGGTCGGCAAATTGAGCATAGTCAGCAAAAGGAGTCATTAGCAAAATTTTTGCAATCATGAAGCCTCCAAGAACAGCTGCGCTGATCACTGTATCCATTAGCCATTGCGTTGCTTCAGCATCTACCAAGGTTGAATCAATTTTATTACTTTGAGATTTCATCACCCAATAAGTAAAGTAACAACCTATTAAATTGACCACACCAAAACCCAAAGCAATACCTGTATTCACATCGCGGCCACCTTGTATTATCGCCTCAACTGCAGAAATAAAAGAAAGCATACACATTAAAGTAATTGCAATCCCTTTAAATAAAATCACTCCAGATTCAATTACCTTAACCTGCTTGATTTCTTTTGCAACTGACTCTTTGCGAATATAAATCGCTGCACATAGTGATATTAATGTTAACGCTAAACTGACTAAAGAATATACGCCATCAAACACAATTACTAATGAGTTAATCCACACTCCTAGACCGATCCCCATTAATGCAAACACGAATGCAGATCCGGTTGAGATCATCAATAATTGCCTTTCTTTTCTGATTGAATCAGACATTCTTTGCTCCATTGGCTTATTTTTATCCTTTTGATTTATAGAACCCATCATAGCGTTATCATTGATGATATGATAACTAGTCAGCGTCAGCTTTTTCGTCGCTCAATCGAATTAAAGGAATTAATGTGAAAACCAGTCAAATTGAAATGTTTTTATATACGGTTGAAACTGGCTCTATTGCAGAAGCCGCGCGTAAATTACAAAAAAGTCGCACAACCGTAAGTGCTGCACTCAATACATTGGAAGATGAACTTGGTGTTTCTCTATTAAGTCGTACAGGTAATCGTATTACCCCTACAGAGATTGGGGCGTCGATTGCGAATGATTGCCAGCGTATGTTGCTTATCAGCAATGATATTACGAGTAAATGCTCACAATATAATGCAGGTATCGCCTCAACAATTAGAGTTGTAAGAGACGATGCACTTCCTGAGTCTATTTGGCGTGAAATTTTAGCCCGAATGAGTCGAAAGTTTCCTAATACCTGTATCTCTATTTATGTCGCACCCTCTCCTGAATTAGAAAATATGGTCACCCAAAACATGGTTGATGTAGCTTATGGTCTCTTCCCGATCAATAATCGATCAATACACTTACACCAAAATGAGTTAGGGCAAATTCGGTTAATGTCGGTCGCACATAAAGACCATCCATTAAGTCAACTCAGGAAAGTTAATCAAATTGATTTAGAAACCAACACTGAAATTATTGTTAATTACATCACTGATGATGAACTAATCGCAGTGGAATCTAAATCCAGCAAATATATTGCATTAAACTTTTATGAACACCTTCGTGATGCCGTATTAGATAAAACAGGCTGGTCTTCAGTGCCTGCATTATTAATGAACGAGTACTTACGTGATGGAACATTAAAGGTACTTAGACATAATCGAGCTATGAACTGGCTGTCTTTTACGGAGATAACCAAAGCAAATATGTCTCGTAGTGTGATTATTGATTGGCTATCAGAACAAGTTGAAGATTATTTATTAGAAGTCTCTGAATAACACATTCAAGAAATTCATGACAAAAATGCGACGAAAAATTTATT is a window of Aliivibrio wodanis DNA encoding:
- the cspG gene encoding cold shock-like protein CspG, which codes for MSKTTGIVKWFNEEKGFGFITQDNGGADVFVHFRAIASEGFKTLAEGQKVSFEVEQGQKGPQAANVVAA
- a CDS encoding HTH-type transcriptional regulator, LysR-family; this translates as MKTSQIEMFLYTVETGSIAEAARKLQKSRTTVSAALNTLEDELGVSLLSRTGNRITPTEIGASIANDCQRMLLISNDITSKCSQYNAGIASTIRVVRDDALPESIWREILARMSRKFPNTCISIYVAPSPELENMVTQNMVDVAYGLFPINNRSIHLHQNELGQIRLMSVAHKDHPLSQLRKVNQIDLETNTEIIVNYITDDELIAVESKSSKYIALNFYEHLRDAVLDKTGWSSVPALLMNEYLRDGTLKVLRHNRAMNWLSFTEITKANMSRSVIIDWLSEQVEDYLLEVSE
- a CDS encoding HTH-type transcriptional regulator, LysR family; translation: MAFNSALFDGMVIFVEVVTSGSFTQAAHNSGHSTSYISKEIGKLEERLGIRLLHRTTRTLRLTPEGELYFQQCQQLIEDAQMAENAVTGQQATPKGRLKVSCPVGFALSRLRPILGKFADRYPDITLELDLNDRKIDIVAEGFDMAIRASHQLEDSSLISRRFLSSQAVVIASPDYLKKYGAPIHPLELTNHKTIGYAYVKQGTVWDFIDKENKELPVPLQSQVITNNSFMELSLCLAGQGITRIPKFHLTDELETGKLVELFSDYPKLTIDVFVVYPSRKHMSAKVRCFLDFITEHLGE
- a CDS encoding transmembrane transporter protein, LysE family, yielding MDYTYLLALTTFAFVGAFTPGPNNIMLMTSGANVGFVRTIPHMLGVIFGFAFMLILVGFGLVQIFQTYPQLEKALQIISAVYLLYLAYKIASSKPVDNINGDYKPMSFLQAASFQWINPKGWSMSLSVMSIYATSADMFSVFLIAFVFICINVPTVSFWTAAGKQLQKRLTKPSHLKMFNYSMAGLLVGSMVMGF
- a CDS encoding putative uncharacterized hydrolase is translated as MTQPLYVFDMDETLINGDCAMIWNEFLVDKGIVTDPDFLDEDKRLMALYSRGLMDMEDYLSFSMQPLKTIPREKIAQLTHECAEERILPLLFPEAKTLITQLKRDNIDMIIISASVAFLVKSVADRLGIEHAIGIDLKEKGELYTRHILGVASYREGKVERLSEWLSGGDKTYSEIHFYTDSINDLPLCLYASHTYLVNPCEQLAAYSDKKNWPILLWGE
- a CDS encoding HTH-type transcriptional regulator, AsnC family; translation: MDRFDERILQELKRNGRLTNVELSERIGLSPSATLRRVQELERNETIQGYRAVLNPKKCGVEFVAYVTIGLSNHSKQSQKDFEAQIMESKEVTECHNITGANEYLLRVETESLSSYKQFHSNVLGEISQVNSIGTLVVMDTPKDERT
- a CDS encoding putative exported protein; amino-acid sequence: MKKITLLSLSIGTALLSTNLYAANQVADARGNAMGNTGVASADYLVAPFYNPALATSFKENDDFAFLLPAIGASARDSDDTLTTIDDLQSSIEEFENSTTPSQGQVDELNGYLDQLENNKPLTVTAGLGFAIALPTKTVALNLYGRGYTEIIAAPDVAANTGSTPIDVEQRYQNSNVDMVAFGYAEFGLAIAKEFTIADEKVSFGVTPKYQQMTTYAQRTTIEDFDIDNYDETEITENAFNIDLGAVWYKGNFRTALAIKDIIAQEIDAEHHGLKDTYELNTQATLGFAYAAEYFTAAFDADLTKQTRFTSLKDDTQFLRFGIEGNAWGWAQLRAGYEMDLEDTLENSITAGIGISPFDVVSLDIAGSYAGENQFGASGNLAFTF
- a CDS encoding TPR repeat containing membrane protein, which produces MYRSFCLLAMLIFTSLSIQAEEVSYSEQEYLDRPLMERYILDELKALRTEQQDLEKRMIIQITDRELAVADKSLNYSNVTVTYFFYVIAAVASLVALIGWQSLKEMKQNTREMADKQLSKIAQDYERKFGELERDLKRKTRIITENNREIEIINEVHNLWLRAQNVQTAEQKMDVYDEILKVRPGDLEALTYKADAAMEMREFHWALNLCNRVLEVDDQNAHALFQRACAYAQLGAEVQAIDDLQRSITASSSMRELVIEETDFDPLRGLDRFEALLEE
- a CDS encoding putative cation efflux pump, whose protein sequence is MEQRMSDSIRKERQLLMISTGSAFVFALMGIGLGVWINSLVIVFDGVYSLVSLALTLISLCAAIYIRKESVAKEIKQVKVIESGVILFKGIAITLMCMLSFISAVEAIIQGGRDVNTGIALGFGVVNLIGCYFTYWVMKSQSNKIDSTLVDAEATQWLMDTVISAAVLGGFMIAKILLMTPFADYAQFADPMMVVIASLYFIVVPVKMIISAAKQLHHIKKESLVGKLLHV
- a CDS encoding NADPH-dependent FMN reductase codes for the protein MKILALAASSSSTSINKQLATYAAGLVPNSDIDVLDLNDFEMPIFSEDKEKELGQPEPAKRFFQKIGEADAIVISYAEHNGSYAAAFKNVFDWTSRIDMKVYQGKPVIMLATSPGPGGAATVLAAATGSAPYFAADVKGSLSIPSFYDNFDMEKGELRNEELVQQLKTAMSALAL